Proteins co-encoded in one Halodesulfovibrio marinisediminis DSM 17456 genomic window:
- a CDS encoding glycosyltransferase family 25 protein, giving the protein MKIYVINLERSHERRERMIKALTDAGLEYEIFPAVDGSKNFEELEHYNDKKRRFLRSRPLTRGELAAFASHHRLWKKCVELNEPIIIFEDDAVLLPEFPEAIKIAEQHIEKYGCLRFYGHRGGEHKTLEILDGGFRIDFSRKGVLGSVAYMLSPDAASKFLSHSTEWIFGQDIYMNLSYLHKVGCFMLKPYSIDHSWEDTTIHGRSGHKKKLVSKIIKELHVASIRIRSSIFEYKMLKNFRS; this is encoded by the coding sequence ATGAAAATTTATGTAATCAACCTTGAACGCTCTCATGAAAGGCGTGAACGCATGATCAAAGCCCTCACTGACGCTGGGCTTGAATATGAAATTTTTCCTGCAGTCGATGGCTCAAAGAACTTTGAAGAACTTGAGCATTACAACGACAAAAAACGACGCTTTTTACGCAGCCGGCCACTGACTCGAGGAGAACTTGCAGCCTTCGCAAGCCATCATAGACTCTGGAAGAAATGCGTTGAATTAAATGAGCCAATCATTATTTTTGAAGATGATGCGGTCTTACTTCCTGAATTTCCAGAAGCCATTAAAATCGCAGAACAGCACATAGAAAAATATGGTTGCCTACGTTTCTATGGACATCGCGGCGGAGAGCATAAGACTCTTGAAATACTAGATGGTGGTTTTCGAATCGATTTTTCCCGCAAGGGAGTACTTGGCTCCGTAGCCTATATGCTCAGCCCTGATGCTGCATCTAAATTCCTTTCCCACAGCACCGAATGGATATTCGGACAAGATATTTATATGAATCTAAGCTACCTTCACAAAGTCGGTTGTTTCATGTTGAAACCTTATAGTATCGATCATAGCTGGGAAGACACCACAATTCATGGTAGAAGCGGTCATAAAAAGAAATTGGTCTCAAAGATAATAAAAGAGCTGCATGTAGCATCCATAAGAATTCGTTCCAGCATTTTTGAATACAAAATGCTTAAAAATTTTCGCTCTTGA
- a CDS encoding aldo/keto reductase: MRYLQLLNGDKIPALGLGTYLSPPDQVERAILSALDAGYRHIDCASIYGNEREIGVALRKAFKQYPREELWITSKLWCDAHKPDDVLPALTRTLENLGLDYLDLYLIHWPVALKSGVDFPQKPDDYLTLEEVPLRDTWRAMEHCADKEIVRNIGVSNFSIKKLTALLRIAAIPPAVNQIEMHPYQQQQAQVAFARKHNIILTAYRPLASIGTPIKTTDGCNPPPLLNHPLIMTIASKHNCTTAQVLLAWLLQQGVVAIPKSVHPERIQENFKALDVCLDRNDMIAIKELDIGARIIDGTTFTGHNSPYTLENIWDGEC; the protein is encoded by the coding sequence ATGAGATACCTTCAATTACTCAATGGGGACAAAATTCCAGCATTAGGACTCGGAACATACCTAAGTCCTCCCGACCAAGTGGAGCGCGCGATACTGTCAGCTCTTGATGCTGGGTACAGACACATCGACTGTGCGTCTATTTACGGTAATGAAAGAGAGATTGGGGTAGCTCTGAGGAAAGCATTTAAACAATATCCCCGTGAAGAGTTGTGGATTACATCAAAGCTTTGGTGCGACGCCCATAAACCGGATGATGTCTTGCCTGCACTTACACGAACTCTCGAAAACCTTGGCCTCGACTATCTGGATTTATATCTCATACACTGGCCAGTAGCATTGAAATCTGGAGTAGATTTCCCACAAAAGCCTGATGACTACTTAACCTTAGAAGAGGTACCGTTACGTGATACATGGCGTGCAATGGAGCATTGTGCAGACAAAGAAATTGTTCGAAATATCGGCGTAAGCAACTTCAGCATAAAAAAACTTACCGCTCTATTACGCATTGCTGCAATTCCACCTGCAGTTAATCAAATTGAGATGCACCCATATCAGCAGCAACAGGCTCAAGTGGCTTTTGCCCGCAAGCATAACATTATCCTCACCGCCTATCGTCCGCTCGCCTCTATCGGCACTCCCATCAAAACAACTGATGGCTGCAATCCCCCTCCGCTCCTCAACCATCCCCTAATTATGACCATCGCAAGCAAACACAACTGTACAACAGCTCAAGTACTTCTCGCATGGCTTCTACAACAAGGGGTTGTTGCAATCCCTAAATCAGTACATCCAGAAAGAATTCAAGAAAACTTCAAAGCGTTAGATGTTTGTCTGGATCGTAATGATATGATCGCTATCAAAGAGCTAGACATAGGAGCACGTATCATCGACGGAACAACATTCACCGGCCACAACTCTCCATATACGCTAGAAAACATTTGGGACGGTGAATGCTAA
- a CDS encoding methyl-accepting chemotaxis protein: MFKSIKAKVTALVMTASLVSVLLVLIISNAIVRDDAIKSFEMSSETDAILVEHIVTNFFTDAINTTKELALLEELQEATGALTFNSSIQTEVTFVAKGLPQLERRIAGVLHNARASHESYEIVYYGSSTGGFIMSDPTELPPRFDPRLRPWYKTAVASSSGSAVSKAYQSTAGMPVASTMTAVRDQQGNVLGVVAIDVQLSMLVTMMQDIKIGETGHVVLLENDGTVLAAPGYENIIMKHIGATGNNALDSLSEKQDGMYEIEAKSGLQFVRMHTVPSTGHKLLVIKNESEVVDAANESLIATVVVGLGVALLIGLLAYFFVLRTMKPLYVIVQSAKEVSQGEYSNVPPDTEFSGELLDLHLALKEMVGSLVSSIQMADQKTEEAEAQTARANDALQAAAEAQAQAEVARKEGLNQAAGQLESIVVNIGSVSEELSLLVEQTRRGTERQAARSGETAAAMEQMNTAVMEVARNASDAAQHSEVMHENVVNEAEAVTEVVSAIDDIAVRSEKMMESLGELGERAQGIGQIMDVISDIADQTNLLALNAAIEAARAGDAGRGFAVVADEVRKLAEKTMQATSEVEKAVSAIQQGTSQNIDAMKQTTDVVVNCTSLAKAAGDALSNMTTMIEGSTDMVRVIATASEEQSATSEEINASVEEVTRLADDMALSAGDAAKTMVTLATLSDELNGVIQTLKQD; the protein is encoded by the coding sequence ATGTTTAAAAGTATTAAGGCGAAAGTGACAGCCTTGGTAATGACTGCGTCGTTAGTATCTGTTTTATTAGTTCTTATTATTTCAAATGCTATTGTGCGTGACGATGCAATTAAATCGTTTGAGATGTCGTCAGAAACAGATGCCATCCTTGTTGAGCATATTGTAACAAACTTTTTTACTGACGCTATCAATACGACAAAAGAATTGGCGTTACTTGAAGAGTTGCAGGAGGCAACTGGGGCACTTACTTTTAACAGTAGCATTCAGACTGAAGTTACTTTTGTTGCCAAGGGGTTGCCACAGCTGGAACGACGTATTGCGGGCGTTCTCCACAATGCACGAGCTTCACATGAGAGTTATGAGATAGTTTACTATGGTAGTAGTACTGGCGGCTTTATTATGTCTGATCCAACAGAATTACCGCCGCGGTTTGATCCTCGTCTGCGCCCTTGGTACAAAACTGCAGTAGCCTCTTCTTCCGGCTCGGCTGTCTCCAAGGCTTACCAGAGTACTGCCGGCATGCCGGTGGCTAGTACTATGACTGCTGTTCGTGATCAGCAAGGCAATGTGCTTGGTGTTGTGGCTATTGATGTTCAGCTTTCTATGCTTGTCACGATGATGCAGGATATTAAGATTGGTGAAACAGGCCATGTAGTGTTGCTTGAAAATGACGGAACTGTTCTCGCAGCCCCTGGGTATGAAAATATTATTATGAAGCATATTGGCGCTACAGGTAATAATGCATTGGATTCACTTTCAGAAAAACAGGACGGCATGTACGAAATTGAGGCAAAGAGCGGTCTTCAGTTTGTGCGCATGCATACTGTGCCTTCAACTGGCCATAAGCTACTTGTTATAAAAAATGAGAGTGAAGTCGTTGATGCTGCGAATGAAAGCCTGATTGCAACCGTGGTAGTTGGTTTAGGCGTAGCATTGCTGATTGGCTTATTAGCTTATTTCTTTGTGCTGCGTACTATGAAACCTCTATATGTGATTGTTCAATCTGCAAAAGAGGTAAGCCAGGGTGAGTATTCAAACGTCCCACCAGATACAGAATTTTCAGGTGAATTATTGGACTTGCATCTTGCATTGAAGGAAATGGTTGGGAGTCTTGTAAGCTCTATTCAGATGGCAGATCAAAAGACAGAAGAAGCCGAAGCTCAGACTGCACGGGCAAATGATGCATTGCAGGCTGCTGCTGAAGCTCAGGCTCAGGCGGAAGTTGCTCGAAAAGAAGGCTTGAATCAGGCGGCAGGACAGCTTGAATCTATAGTTGTAAATATTGGTTCGGTTTCTGAAGAGCTTTCACTACTGGTTGAGCAAACTCGACGCGGCACAGAACGTCAGGCTGCACGCAGTGGAGAAACTGCAGCGGCTATGGAGCAAATGAATACTGCCGTGATGGAAGTAGCCCGCAACGCATCTGATGCTGCTCAGCATTCAGAAGTCATGCACGAAAATGTTGTGAATGAGGCGGAAGCTGTAACGGAAGTTGTGTCTGCAATTGATGATATAGCAGTTCGATCAGAAAAAATGATGGAGAGCCTTGGTGAATTAGGAGAAAGGGCGCAGGGCATTGGGCAGATCATGGATGTGATTTCGGATATTGCTGATCAAACTAACCTGTTAGCCTTGAATGCAGCTATTGAAGCAGCACGCGCAGGCGATGCAGGGCGTGGCTTTGCAGTGGTTGCGGATGAAGTGCGCAAACTTGCAGAGAAAACAATGCAGGCTACTTCTGAAGTCGAAAAGGCTGTTTCTGCCATTCAGCAAGGAACAAGTCAGAATATTGATGCAATGAAGCAGACGACTGACGTGGTTGTTAACTGTACTAGCCTTGCAAAGGCTGCGGGTGATGCTTTGTCAAATATGACCACGATGATTGAAGGGTCGACAGATATGGTTCGTGTGATAGCAACAGCATCTGAAGAACAGTCTGCTACAAGTGAAGAGATTAACGCAAGTGTAGAGGAAGTAACTCGTCTTGCGGATGATATGGCATTGTCTGCCGGAGATGCGGCAAAAACAATGGTGACTTTAGCAACACTGTCTGATGAACTTAACGGAGTTATTCAGACATTGAAGCAGGATTAA
- a CDS encoding O-antigen ligase family protein, whose translation MLYRSLQNPATRLCTSFLFFSTSALMLALGLHFGVKPALYSSGIASFLLTCLLISSEPKKALLLLTPIPFILFVLITPGAPFADARIAGRLACALFAGVGLQLFLTRYSHNTLFLLAAALSISVITGCTYSLISHPEIFNDRLSLHFNNPQYLAFTAAITIFICICYAQTLPKILKHISYVIAPIAAFTIMLTVSRSTYVGLLFSCGIYTLIFHANKIWKYALIAILLLAIAFPLLPAQQQNRLTNTISAPLQDRNIRTRLGMWYSALQGFSESPILGNGLRSFTDFDIQYRSSHLQELKKVSYLTVSDDLTHRWPHPHSLYVSSLFGWGISGSMLLILAFIPAIRFSKGRTKHFLILVTLFNLGYGLTDVYIKSDEGAFFLFFPLGMAYGSILYERYSDALKDSLPEPKLLNAFTDKTACSNLK comes from the coding sequence ATGCTGTACCGTTCTTTACAAAATCCCGCGACAAGGCTTTGTACATCTTTCCTATTTTTTTCAACAAGTGCCCTCATGCTAGCCCTTGGTCTTCATTTTGGAGTCAAACCTGCACTATATTCATCTGGGATAGCCTCTTTCCTTCTTACATGTCTTTTAATCTCGTCAGAGCCCAAAAAGGCTCTTTTATTGCTGACACCAATCCCTTTCATTCTTTTCGTGCTAATAACTCCCGGAGCGCCCTTTGCTGATGCGCGTATAGCAGGCAGATTGGCTTGCGCCTTATTTGCTGGGGTTGGTTTACAATTATTCCTTACAAGATATTCTCATAACACCCTATTCTTACTTGCAGCCGCCTTATCAATTTCAGTTATTACCGGATGTACATATAGCCTCATATCCCACCCTGAAATTTTTAACGACAGATTATCATTACACTTTAATAATCCGCAATACCTTGCATTTACTGCGGCAATTACAATTTTTATATGTATATGCTACGCTCAGACGCTACCAAAAATTCTTAAGCACATCAGCTACGTTATTGCACCCATTGCCGCATTCACCATCATGTTAACCGTCAGCAGATCAACATATGTCGGATTGCTTTTTTCCTGTGGAATCTACACCTTGATTTTCCATGCCAATAAAATCTGGAAATATGCACTAATTGCAATCTTACTATTGGCTATCGCTTTTCCACTGCTTCCAGCTCAACAGCAAAATCGCCTTACAAATACAATTTCGGCCCCACTTCAAGATCGGAACATCCGAACCAGATTGGGCATGTGGTATTCTGCTCTTCAAGGATTTTCTGAATCTCCGATACTTGGAAATGGACTCCGCAGCTTCACAGATTTTGACATACAATATAGAAGCTCTCACCTTCAAGAATTAAAGAAAGTGAGCTATCTAACAGTATCTGATGACCTAACACATAGATGGCCACACCCACACAGCCTCTACGTTTCATCACTCTTCGGATGGGGGATTTCTGGCAGCATGCTCCTGATACTCGCCTTTATACCTGCTATCCGCTTTTCAAAAGGCCGAACCAAGCATTTCTTAATTCTTGTAACACTGTTTAACCTTGGCTACGGCCTTACAGATGTTTACATAAAGAGCGATGAAGGTGCATTTTTCCTATTCTTCCCACTTGGGATGGCTTATGGATCTATACTTTACGAACGGTATTCTGACGCACTAAAAGATTCCCTTCCTGAACCTAAGCTACTGAATGCTTTTACTGATAAAACAGCTTGTTCAAATCTTAAATAA
- the glpQ gene encoding glycerophosphodiester phosphodiesterase: protein MKKLLSLSLLTLMVLGASVAIAGGNKIVIAHRGASGYLPEHTLEAKAAAYFMGVDYIEQDLVMTKDDQLVVLHDHYLDRITDVMEKFPKRFRMVDDEKRWFAIDFTLAEIKSLKVTEGFNIKDGKKVQGFDTRFPMFTSSFEVPTFEEELQLIQGLNKSTGKNVGIYPEIKAPWFHRAEGKDISMAALNMLKKYGYTTKEDKVYVQCFDPNETRRISKELLPKLGMDLKIVQLIAETSWNETMEKKNDKFIPYNYDWMFEKGGIERIAEYADGIGPWKPMLVKNESTRNNLVITDMVKEAHANGMEVHPYTFRLDNGRIPTYAASFEDMLDIFYYTVDVDGVFTDFPDRAVNFLRRAKYQRQGL from the coding sequence ATGAAAAAGTTGCTGTCACTTTCACTTCTTACACTAATGGTGTTAGGTGCAAGTGTTGCCATTGCAGGTGGGAATAAAATAGTTATCGCGCACCGTGGCGCATCCGGTTACTTACCGGAACACACTCTTGAAGCTAAAGCTGCTGCCTACTTCATGGGTGTAGACTACATTGAGCAAGATCTTGTTATGACCAAGGATGACCAGTTGGTAGTCCTTCACGATCATTACCTTGATCGCATTACTGATGTAATGGAAAAATTCCCGAAGCGCTTCCGTATGGTTGATGACGAAAAACGCTGGTTCGCTATCGACTTCACATTAGCCGAAATTAAATCCCTTAAAGTTACTGAAGGGTTTAATATTAAAGACGGAAAAAAAGTGCAGGGATTTGATACCCGATTCCCAATGTTCACCTCATCATTTGAAGTACCTACTTTCGAAGAAGAACTTCAACTCATTCAGGGGTTAAACAAATCTACCGGCAAAAACGTTGGTATCTACCCTGAAATCAAAGCCCCTTGGTTCCATCGTGCAGAAGGTAAGGATATCAGCATGGCTGCTTTGAACATGCTTAAAAAGTACGGATACACTACCAAGGAAGACAAAGTGTACGTTCAGTGCTTTGATCCAAATGAAACCCGCCGCATCAGCAAAGAACTACTTCCAAAACTTGGTATGGATCTTAAGATTGTCCAGCTCATAGCTGAAACAAGCTGGAACGAAACTATGGAAAAGAAAAACGACAAATTTATTCCATACAATTACGATTGGATGTTTGAAAAAGGTGGCATTGAGCGAATTGCTGAATATGCCGACGGCATTGGCCCTTGGAAACCAATGCTTGTGAAAAATGAATCTACCCGCAACAACCTTGTTATTACAGACATGGTAAAAGAAGCTCATGCAAACGGCATGGAAGTCCATCCTTACACCTTCCGTCTTGATAACGGTCGTATCCCTACATACGCAGCGAGCTTTGAAGATATGCTCGACATCTTCTACTACACAGTAGACGTTGATGGTGTATTCACCGACTTCCCGGATCGTGCGGTTAATTTCCTCCGCCGTGCTAAATATCAACGTCAGGGACTATAA
- a CDS encoding metallophosphoesterase — protein sequence MTYFSIVMTSVLFVLWAVVCWRMILPLRVSRLTKFLLVVGGLVSLTLYYVTRLFVREGLPVELHATLRWIGYLSLGGISLTIPFLFAKELLQLGGRVVMFKKKSFDGARRTFLHNAGNAAVLAAVFPTMAFSVQEAFQEPVVKKNTLQVAGLPSDLEGVTIAQISDLHVGSILDGTWLSQLMRQVEDLRPDMLVLTGDAIDGRVSRVGKELDALSGFEAPLGKFFVTGNHEFYSGVEGWVEQMRSMNFTVLNNEHALVQNDSGKILVAGVWDYHGERFGKRYASSPFAAKADAPEHDVSILLAHQPKNIFEASKAGFDIQLSGHTHGGQYFPWTYAVHLFQPYVKGVHQVDGTTLYVSTGTGFWGPPMRLTVPPEITLHTLMAA from the coding sequence ATGACCTATTTTTCTATAGTAATGACGTCCGTGCTGTTTGTCCTTTGGGCCGTTGTTTGTTGGCGTATGATTCTTCCTCTGAGAGTTAGTCGCCTTACAAAGTTCCTGCTTGTAGTCGGGGGGCTTGTCTCGCTGACATTGTATTACGTTACGCGCCTCTTTGTTCGCGAAGGGCTACCGGTGGAGTTGCATGCCACACTGCGTTGGATAGGGTATCTTTCTTTAGGAGGGATTTCACTTACGATTCCATTCCTTTTTGCAAAAGAACTGTTGCAGCTTGGTGGGCGGGTAGTGATGTTTAAGAAAAAATCTTTTGATGGTGCCCGTCGTACTTTTTTGCATAATGCAGGTAATGCTGCAGTCTTGGCTGCCGTTTTTCCCACTATGGCGTTTTCTGTTCAGGAAGCTTTTCAAGAGCCTGTTGTTAAGAAAAATACACTGCAGGTTGCAGGGCTCCCTTCAGATCTCGAAGGGGTGACCATTGCTCAGATTTCTGATTTGCACGTAGGTTCAATTTTGGATGGTACATGGCTGAGCCAGTTAATGAGGCAGGTGGAAGATCTGCGGCCGGATATGTTGGTTCTGACTGGGGATGCCATTGATGGCAGAGTCTCTCGTGTAGGCAAAGAGCTTGATGCCTTGTCGGGTTTCGAAGCACCGCTTGGAAAATTTTTTGTCACCGGTAACCATGAATTTTATTCCGGTGTAGAGGGTTGGGTTGAGCAGATGCGGTCGATGAATTTTACCGTGCTGAATAATGAACATGCTCTCGTGCAAAACGATTCTGGAAAAATATTAGTCGCTGGCGTGTGGGATTACCATGGTGAGAGGTTTGGGAAGCGGTATGCCTCAAGTCCTTTTGCAGCAAAAGCTGATGCTCCGGAGCATGATGTATCTATTTTGCTGGCTCACCAGCCTAAAAATATTTTTGAAGCAAGCAAGGCAGGGTTTGATATACAGCTATCGGGGCATACCCACGGTGGGCAGTACTTCCCTTGGACATACGCAGTTCACTTGTTCCAACCATATGTGAAAGGGGTGCATCAGGTTGATGGAACAACGTTGTATGTGAGCACAGGAACTGGCTTTTGGGGTCCTCCTATGCGCCTGACTGTTCCACCTGAAATTACATTGCATACTCTTATGGCTGCATAA
- a CDS encoding amidohydrolase family protein: protein MLNAIRARRILTMEGHNTSPRTDSGYYSFPDVIEDGVIVHNSSTIVDVLSFSAFSKNYKIEAEDLGDVTLAPALINCHNHLELSHMKGKATFGEGFETWIESALPYMATPVDVQSLESAVSEMALNGTAHIADVNGRAPEAVYSAVTAHNLSCHIQFEVFGYNFPNLATGTLGAEDLFPSTVDALPNEAKKRWMTLSGHALYSTSPDALVIAKQWCRSNERYFSVHLAEHPGEEELLTKGTGRFREQLSRRVLPKDFTPPKMRAVPYAMHLGLLDESTLAVHCVHCTPEDINILQESGTTVCLCPRSNELIGVGTAPVRNFLEAGLQLTIGTDSLASNHDLNLWNEARYLRDNFDIPTGALLRMLTIAGAKALGITSELGTLSKGKRFHYAILPEDF, encoded by the coding sequence ATGCTCAATGCCATCCGCGCTCGTCGCATCCTTACTATGGAAGGCCATAACACTTCCCCCCGAACCGATTCGGGGTATTACTCTTTTCCAGATGTCATTGAAGACGGCGTTATCGTCCACAATAGTTCAACTATTGTGGACGTTCTTTCGTTCAGCGCCTTTTCCAAGAACTACAAAATTGAAGCAGAAGATTTAGGTGACGTTACCCTGGCGCCTGCTCTCATTAACTGCCACAACCATCTGGAGCTTTCCCACATGAAAGGTAAAGCTACTTTTGGTGAAGGATTTGAGACATGGATTGAATCCGCCCTGCCGTACATGGCAACACCGGTAGATGTTCAGAGTCTTGAATCAGCAGTTTCCGAAATGGCTCTAAACGGCACTGCACACATCGCAGATGTCAATGGGCGTGCTCCTGAGGCTGTGTATAGCGCAGTTACTGCACACAACCTCAGCTGCCATATTCAATTTGAAGTATTTGGATATAATTTTCCGAATCTCGCTACCGGCACGTTGGGCGCAGAAGACTTATTCCCTTCAACTGTTGACGCATTGCCTAACGAAGCTAAGAAGCGATGGATGACCCTTTCCGGTCACGCTCTTTATTCTACCAGCCCTGATGCGTTGGTTATTGCAAAACAATGGTGCCGCTCTAATGAGCGGTATTTTTCTGTCCATTTGGCAGAACACCCCGGCGAGGAAGAGTTGCTGACTAAAGGAACAGGCCGATTCAGGGAACAACTTTCTCGCAGGGTACTTCCTAAAGATTTTACTCCACCCAAAATGCGTGCAGTACCATATGCGATGCACCTCGGCTTGCTGGATGAGTCCACACTCGCAGTCCACTGTGTGCATTGTACGCCGGAAGACATCAACATTCTTCAGGAAAGTGGTACAACTGTATGCCTGTGCCCGCGCTCTAACGAACTCATCGGAGTAGGTACCGCCCCTGTACGAAATTTTCTTGAAGCTGGGCTGCAACTGACCATTGGTACAGACAGTCTTGCTTCAAACCATGACCTTAACCTTTGGAATGAAGCGCGCTACCTGCGCGATAATTTCGATATACCTACCGGTGCATTGCTACGCATGCTTACCATTGCTGGAGCAAAAGCACTGGGCATTACAAGTGAACTAGGAACGTTGTCGAAAGGCAAACGATTCCACTATGCTATTTTGCCGGAAGACTTTTAG